AACCGGTCGAGAATCTCCCGCCACTCCTCGCTCGACCGCCTCACCTTCCCGTTCGCTTGCACCCGCATGCCGCCTCCTCCCGGATTGTCATGCGGTGGGTCTACATCTCGCCGGCGAGCCCGGGAAGAACGGCGATATCCGGCCGCTTACCGCTGGGTGAATCCTCGAGGACCGTGTGTACTCGTTCGACGTTTTCGTAGGCGACGTAGTTCGCAAGAAGCCGCCTGAGGTGGCCCTCGCCGAAAACGATCACGTGATCGAGGAGCTCGCGCCGACAGGTTCCCACCCACCGTTCGGCGAACCCGTTCTGCCAGGGACTGCGGTACGCCGTTCGTACGGGCTCGATCCCAAGGTTCCGAACCGTGGCGGTGACCTCTGCCGAGAAGATCGAGTCGCGGTCGTAGACGAGAAAGGGAAGGGCGGTGTCCGAGGGAAATGCCTCCCGCAACTGCTGGATCGTCCAGCGGGCCGTCGGACTCGTCGTAACGTTGAAATGGATCAGCCGTCGCCGATCATGGT
This portion of the bacterium genome encodes:
- a CDS encoding transposase family protein, whose protein sequence is MRWHRKGFRLYWRFRSGRRPGRPRIPKEVRLLVRRMALENPWGARKIHAELAKLGIEVSLATVSRYLPRRPLDPARGQNWLTFLRNHKDAIAAMDFFVVPTVRFQLLYVWFVLDHDRRRLIHFNVTTSPTARWTIQQLREAFPSDTALPFLVYDRDSIFSAEVTATVRNLGIEPVRTAYRSPWQNGFAERWVGTCRRELLDHVIVFGEGHLRRLLANYVAYENVERVHTVLEDSPSGKRPDIAVLPGLAGEM